The Pyxidicoccus sp. MSG2 DNA segment TCACGCCGCCGGAAGGAACATTCCTTCCAGCCGGGGCTGCCACCGGGCCCGGAGCGCCTCGACGGCGGGCGCGTCCAGCCCCCAGGTGAGCAGGCAGACCCAGGCCTGCACCTCGCCATCGCAGCCGTTGATGTCCACGGTGATGCGCGCGTCGTTCCAGTTCTTCACGGTGATGCCGAGCGCGCGCGGAGGCATCCACAGGTCCACATTCCCTTCCAGCGCCTCGCCCGTGACGGCGCGGGCCTGGAAGGTCCGCTCTCCGGTGCGCTCCAGGCCGAGCACGCCCGGCCCCAACAGCCGCTGCCACGCCTGCTCCAACGACACGCTCCCCACCGGCACGGGCACCATCACCTGCTGCCCGGGGACGCCCGGGTGCCGCTCCAGCATGTGCTTGAGGTTCTGGAAGAACACCTCCCAGCCGCGGTCCAGCGCGTCGTACTCGGCCTCCCAGTCCGCGCCCTCGCCAAAGCCCGAGTGGACGAGCCGCAGCGTCGTCTCCCCGCCCTCGCCTTCGACATACCAGTCGGTGGCGACCTGCGGTCGCCCGGGGCTGCGCGTCTGGAAATGCTTCCCCTGCTCCCAGACCTCGATGCGCGACTGGTCCGCCATGCCGGGCCAGCTCAGCCACACGTAGCCGCCGACGCCTGGCTGCACCTTCGCGTCGAGCGCGAACCAGCGGACGATCTGGTCCGCCTCGGTGATGGCGCGCCAGACGGCATCGCGAGGGGCGTTGATCTTCACCTGCTTCTCGAGGCGCGTCTTGTCCTGGCTCACTCGGGGCTCTCCTTCTCGGGTGCGGCTGCGGGGTGAACGCCGAGGAAGAGGCGGTAGTGGCGCCCTCCCTCGGCCCTGTCGTCGTGGTAGCGGGTGACGAGCCGGGCGACGGTCTCCGCCAATTCCTCCGCGAAGGCATGTCGCGCCTTCGCGTTGGGGAAGCGCACGTCGGCCTGCAGGGAAAAGGTCGGCAGCGTCTTGCCCGCCGCCTGCGCGCGCTCGCGCAGGGAGGCCACCTCACGCACGCTGCGCGCGGCGACGGCGATGAGGTACGCGGACGAGAAGCGGTCCACCGCCGCGGCGGGGTCCGGGGCCAGCGAGGCCA contains these protein-coding regions:
- a CDS encoding winged helix-turn-helix domain-containing protein, with amino-acid sequence MAKDSSAAKARPMRARILERLATPITAAALARELDTSRQKVGYHLRELEQQGLVELVEERRKGNVVERLVKASSRAYLVSAEALASLAPDPAAAVDRFSSAYLIAVAARSVREVASLRERAQAAGKTLPTFSLQADVRFPNAKARHAFAEELAETVARLVTRYHDDRAEGGRHYRLFLGVHPAAAPEKESPE
- a CDS encoding SRPBCC family protein, producing MSQDKTRLEKQVKINAPRDAVWRAITEADQIVRWFALDAKVQPGVGGYVWLSWPGMADQSRIEVWEQGKHFQTRSPGRPQVATDWYVEGEGGETTLRLVHSGFGEGADWEAEYDALDRGWEVFFQNLKHMLERHPGVPGQQVMVPVPVGSVSLEQAWQRLLGPGVLGLERTGERTFQARAVTGEALEGNVDLWMPPRALGITVKNWNDARITVDINGCDGEVQAWVCLLTWGLDAPAVEALRARWQPRLEGMFLPAA